A part of Oxyura jamaicensis isolate SHBP4307 breed ruddy duck unplaced genomic scaffold, BPBGC_Ojam_1.0 oxyUn_random_OJ106, whole genome shotgun sequence genomic DNA contains:
- the PITHD1 gene encoding PITH domain-containing protein 1 has product MAQGPAHGPGCCCCCGAGGGGERGAAWGLHLRIDRQRLHCLNERRDGSGALVFRAWEERGDRGKFVESDEDAELLFNVPFTGSVKLKGVIVMGDDDGSHPAEMRL; this is encoded by the exons ATGGCGCAGGGGCCCGCGCACGGCcccgggtgctgctgctgctgcggggcggggggcggtgGGGAGCGGGGCGCGGCCTGGGGGCTGCACCTGCGGATCGACCGGCAGCGCCTGCACTGCCTCAACGAGCGCCGCGACGGCAGCGGGGCCCTCGTCTTCCGCGCCTGGGAGGAGCGCGGCGACCGCGGGAAG TTCGTGGAGAGCGACGAGGACGCGGAGCTGCTCTTCAATGTGCC GTTCACGGGCAGCGTCAAGCTGAAGGGCGTCATCGTGATGGGCGATGACGACGGCTCGCACCCGGCGGAGATGAGGCTGTAA